The DNA window gaggggggaggggggagaggggaaTATGGTAGTATGGTATGGTGTGGTGGTACCTTGGTCTGCCTGGGAGAGTTGAAATAGAAGAATCCCACCAAACGGCCAAACGCCTTGCACTTTCCTAGGCTTCAGGCTAAAGGTCAGGTAGGCTTCAAGCTAAAGGTCAGGTAGAAGTCACCGGTGGGGGGTACTTAGCGCTAAGGGATCCTTGGTGGCCGTGTGGCCGGCGGTCGGGGTTTGCTTGGAAAACATTCAAAGTGGAGGCAAACAGAGGAAAAGGAAAAGGGGGaaagggggaaggaggaaagggaagggaagggtgAGTGACCTTCCCCCCAACCCTCCCAATAACCCACGAGCCAGGCTAACAAATAAATATAAAGGGTCCAATTCATGCTCACATGCTGCTTATTGGCATATGGCATCCCACACTCCATCAAGATCGCATATACTATATACTATAGCCTAGAGTTGCGTATACTTTGACGCCTGGCCGCCTTAACTCATTGACAAACTCCATCCCACCCCCTTCTTCAACTCTTCTTGCGATATCTGATATGAATCTACCGAACCCACTCATTAATACTAGACAGTACCTTCGCAGACAGCCGACAGCTGACAGGTATGCGGTGCAATACAGACTCTCATGACCAATGACAACAGTCGTTCAATTATGCGTCCAAAAATCTGCGTCATAGGCTTGAACGACATTCCTCGGTACTCATTCATAGCCGCTCTGCCTCAGTTCCActgcgcgccgacgcgctcccaTCCACAACACGGTGGGTCAAACAATAGAGCCCTAGAGCGTTTCCAAGCGATCAATACGCAAACGCAGATAGCAATGCACAACATGACGGCCTTAATTGTATCGTACACTAACTCTCCTCTATGCGCCTTACGTGTCCTCAGCTGGTTGCCAGCGAGTATCCCGCCGAGTGTGGAGATACACTTCGCGGATCTTGCCAGGTTTCGGTGGTGACCAGTCGCCTGATCGGCCCGGGACGAGACTCGATACCTGCCATCAGTTGGGAAAGACGTCCAGGTAACTCACGAGAAACCGCCGGCCCTCCTTCAGTTCGTTGCCGAGCACCTTGGCATCCCACACATTCAACATCGCTACACGGGCCTGTTGCTTGTCACCTTCGCGGCCGTCGCGCACCCGCACCATCCGGAAGTCACGGATCGACCGCGTCGGACAGGTGGCGGACAATTGCGCCTCGACTTCAGCTCGCCCAGCCTCCGCTTCGGCCATAGCACGTTGACGCGCGTACGTTGCAAGATGGACTATCTTGGTGGGCGACAACCCACGCAGGCGACCCATGATGTCTCGGGCCTCCATCAGCGCATCGAAttcggcctcgacgtctGGTGGAGAGCCGGGAGGGATCGCGCCAACATCCTCAGCGTGCGAAGCGAGAATGGACGCGAGCTCCTGGATCTTCTCCAGGCTCTTCTGCATCTCCTCACGCAGCCGCGTGCTCTCAGCCTCGTACATATcctgtggtcagctcaGAGTCCGAAAGTCTCAGCTCACCCTCCAAGCATCTGATCGCTGattctcctcctcttcgcccCATGGCGACTCGCGTGACCCTCGATCGGCGTTCACGTATGCAAGCGGGTACACCCTCTCGAGAACGATGTCCACCAGGACGATGGGCCCGCCGTCGACGGACAAACTTGACAGGCCAGCAATGAAGGGAAGACGCTGTATGCCCAACCGTGCGTCCCACTTCGCCAAGTGCGTCGAATTGCCTGAGAGCACAAGATGCGACTTGTCGTAGGCCTCAagcacgtcggcgccgtcTGCCCCCGACTCGAGCTAGGATGAGCTATATGCCGAGCGGAAGGAAGCTCACCTTGGCTCCCgagaggccgagcttgcggcCCACGCGAATCTTGCCTTTGCTGAGGGCACGAGTTAGGCAGTCATCTAACAGCGCGCGCATGATGTACCACCCGTCCGTGACGTCGAGGTATGGCCTCTGTGGGACaggctcgtcgcgctcgttTACGACCGGTTCAGGTCGGTGGATAGCCGCGACGCAGAGGACCATCGGCAgactcggcgacgagtcgTGCTCCTGAATGCGACGAATGATGGGCCGCTGGGCCGCGCCGTACTCGCGCTCATacctgttgtcagctggcTCGGGGCTCAACTACGGCGGACCTACCGATACCTCAGCTGGCAGAGCACCTCGTACCAGTTCCATTTCTCGTCGAAGAGCTTTGGCTGGGCCATCACCTGCCCCGAGACCTTCCAGAGGATGAGGCGCCAATGATTGTCGACCCACTTCTGCGTGGCGAGCTCGCAGCCGACAACTTTCAACTGCTCGAGAGCCTGCGACGTACCGAGTACGCgggcgtcctcggcgatgaACTGGTAATACACGGCGTTAGTAAGGTTCAGAGTCCAGATCTCGTCAGGACTGGCGTTAGCTATCACAGGTCTATCAGCTCACAGTCCAgactcggcgagctcggtaGGCGTGTAAAACCCTGGGTAGAGGTACGCCTCGCGCATTCCCTTGCGATCCGGCGGTGCTGTTGTGGGTTAGATGATCCACAGCAGAACCCACGACTGAGATCAAATACAGATTTGTAGATCTTGGCCGGTTCTGGCGGGGGCTTGGCCGGGGTGTGCAGCGAGAGCGGATTCCgcagcgtcgacggcgccggAGCTGACTGAGCAGCTCCTCGTTTGAAAGGCGTGACGAACCCCTTCTTCGGCTTGCCTCTTGCTGAACCGAATGTCGCGCCTAGGCCGATACGTCTCGGCGTTGTCCCCGGCGTCTGGATTTCGATGCGCCTGGGGAGCTTGGGCGTGGACATAGGGTTCGAAAACGTGTTAGTCATCGTGGCGAGCGGCGCCCTTGATGgtgtgggcgtgggcgtgccGAAACTGGTGGTGCTTCGTGGAGCTGCGAACGCGGGCGACGCGGCTCTCTGGAGAGGATTCGCGGGAATTGGCGCTTCATCGGCCAACAAGGCCATGGCGAAGGCCAAgctctcggccttgggcgCCTGAGTCGGCTTGCCAGATCCAGTCTGGAACCCGCTAACGGCGCTTGTTGAGGGTCCGACATCGCCTCCGAACAGAGCGggagcgcgcgctcgtgcGTCTGGGGGGAGTGGGGGGCCATTCGACCcgttgccgagctggaAGCCAGGCGATGGCTTTACCGGCGTCTGTTCGCCAAACATTGCTAGAGCGCGTGCCCGCGCGTCAGGGggttgaggcggcgcaCTGGATCCAGTACCCATCTGGAACCCCGAAGCCGGCTTAGTGGGCGTTCCTTCACCAAACATCGCCAatgcgcgcgctcgcgcgctcgcgggTGTTGGTGGCACTGCTGACCCCGAACCGAACTGAAACCCCAACGTCCTCGCGGGTGGCTTGACTGGCGTGTCCTCGCCAAAGAGAGCGAGtgcacgcgcgcgcgcagcctcaCTATGGTCCGGTGCGGGACGTCCGCTCGCCATCCCGAACCCGCGCCCAACTAACGGGCTCTCTGGCACCTGCCCCGAAGAAGGTTGCGCCTTTGGCGACTCGGTGCGCTGCCGCTTACTCGGGGCATCCTCGAGTTCGGCGTCGCGTTCCGCCGCGCgcacgagcttgagcgcgcgACTCATCGCTGCCTCCGATGGGGGTgcgagtcgtcgtcctgcTGCCGTAGCGAAGCCGACGGTTGAGGGGATTGTCTCGGGGGCAGGCGCGGGTGGTTGGTAGAATTCATCATGTTGTGGAGACAGATTCAAGTGTTCTGGGGATGAAGAATTACATTGCGAACGTTGCGAGGACTGAGGGTCATCCAAGTCGTCGGTAaagtcgtcggcgccgaggccgtcaagtAGTCCCGAGATgtcggccgacgagggAAGGTATGACGTGCTGGGCCGAGCTGTTCAAGTTAGAGGTAATAGCATGCTAACTCACGTAGCATTACTGCGTCAATCCCATGCCGTTGTGTGTAGAGGTGATGACGATGACAGATGAGTGGTGGCAAGTTGTGAAGTGTGAGGGAAGTTGTGAAGTGTGAGGTGTGATGCATGTGCTCGAGGACAGTCGCGTCAACCAAACACAGCCGGGACCAAATCACCATTAGAACAATGACGTTAGGATCTGTCTAATGCGTCCTTGATTGTAATTTGTACACATTTGAGTGGCGAATTCACCTCCACATCAACATTCAACTTTTTCCGCAATCACGATGAGCAACGATGGTGAGCTGGCCAAACATACGATAGAACTGACGCCAGTGGTGAAAGGTACATTATCCCGCTTCGTCCCTAATGACAGCGCTAAACGAGGCGAACCGCAAGGTCAGGGCGAGCACGCGCGGCCTCTCGCAGCTCGTCCCGTCGTCTGGCCCTTCGGCCGGCCCAGTGCCTATAACCCCAAGTGGACTGGGGGATATcttcgccgccctcctAACGCAGCTCAAGACTACAACTACGACCCTCGCACTGGCATTCAAGCCGCCCCTCTCGCCTGACGCTATCAAGCCCTACGCCGACCGACTCGAAGACCAAGTCGCGCGCTCTGTCTCCTGTGTTCTAGCTCTGGCCGGCGCCGCGCCTCCCAATGccggctcgagcgcgttgGTGGAGACCTGGAAGTCAGGTGTGATGGATATCGGGGAGGCTGTTGAGGCGTTCCTCGCTGTCATGGAAGACGCTGCTCGGACGGGAGCCGtggacaaggagggcgaaCAGAGCCCGTACCTCGCTCATACGGGGCTCGTGCATGCCGCCATCGACCGACTGGCTTCCAACTTTCCCCGAACTGAGGGAGAGGCTGTGGGGAGAGTTTGGGAGAGCCAGAAGGGGACGATGACGGATGCGTGGGACGAGTTCAAGGAGATgctcgaggatgatgacgaagaggaggaagaggactTTGGGGATGATTTGGATGACGAGTGGGGTATCCTCGAGGCCCCAATGGCCAAGCTGTCTGTGGGAGAGCGGAAACGTGCCGAGGCTGTGAGTAAAGACGTTGTCGAGCTAGGGAATTACCGCTCATCCCAGGCCAAACCTGTCCTCAAGCTGCACCAGATCCTGCATGCCACCATCCCCCGCTTCCTGCCGCCCCTCGTACTCTCGCCGGAGGAGTCGTACGCAGACCTGTTGTCCGCTGGCCAAGTACACGTCGGGGcactcgacgacgccgtgtCTTCCTTCCATCCAGTCCAGGACTCGCGGGAGATCAACAAAgaggtcgacaagctcaacaTCGAAGGGCGGGCGCTGGCAACTGCGTTTGCTAGTCGTCTCGCCCGCGCTGGACGGGAACACAAGACGTACGCGGTAGCTTTCCAGTTTGTGACGCGATGGGAGGCCAagctggccgaggaggtggcaAAGTGGGAGGAGAATAGGGTTAGCTTGACCGAGCTCGgggacgcgctcgcgtaAACTGTAGATGATATATTCTTGCTTTCCAACATCGACGCATTTGGTAGGCTGCTTCTCAACCCATAGATCGCTGCCGTCCACAGCTCGTCACCTCACGTAATGAGTGGCGTGATGCATATTGAGTAGTGGTACACCTCTGTCTAGCTAGCTCTTCTCCCTGCTCCGGGCTTAGTACACGTCGGAGACGATACCGGTGCCAACAGTACGGCCACCCTCACGGAGGGTGAAGCGCGAGCCGGCCTCAAGGGCAATGTCgtggacgagctcgccaaccaTCTCGACGTTGTCACCGGGCATGACGAGCTTCTCGTGGACGTTGGCGGTACCCTCGGGGAAGTGAAGGGCGCAGGTCACGTCAATGGTGCGGATGAACAGCTGTGGGCGGTAGTTGTCCATGAAGGGGGTCAGGCGgccaccctcctccttggagAGAATGTAAAGCTGGCACTTGAACTTCTTGACGGACTTGACGGTACCgggagcggcgaggaccaTGCCGCGGCGGATCTGCTCGCGCTTGACACCACGGAGAAGAGCGCCCATGTTGTCACCAGCCTCGCcgcggtcgagctccttgtgGAACATCTCGATACCGGTGAGGGTAGTCTTGAGGTTGGAGCCCATGCCGACAATCTCAATCTCGGAACCCTTAGTGATGgtgccgcgctcgaccttgccagTGGCGACCGTGCCACGGCCCGAAATCGAGAagacgtcctcgacgtaCATCATGAAGGGCTTGTCGAGGTCACGCTCGGGGAGGTCGAGCCAGTTGTCGGCAGCGTCCATGAGCTCCTGGATCTTGGTGGCACCAATCTCGGGGTTGCGGccctcgagggcggcaagagCCGAGCCCATGACAATGGGCGTGTTCTCGCCGTCAAATTCGTACTCGGAGAGGAGGTCACGCATCTCCAtgtcgacaagctcgagcaTCTCGGGGTCGTCAACCTGGTCGACCTTGTTGATGAAGACAAGGAGCTTCTTGATGCCGACctggcgggcgaggagcagatGCTCACGCGTCTGGGGCATCTGGCCGTCGGTCGCCGACACGACAATGATGGCGCCGTCAAGCTGAGCCGCACCGGTAATCATGTTCTTGATGTAGTCGGCGTGGCCAGGGCAGTCAATGTGGGCGTAGTGGCGGTTGTCCGTCTCGTACTCGACAtgcgaggtcgagatggTAATACCACGAGCCTTCTCTTCGGGTGCCTTGTCGATCTGCGAGTAGTCCATAAACGTACCACCGCCCTTCTCCGAGAGGTGCTTGGTGATGGCAGCGGTAAGAGTGGTCTTGCCGTGGTCGACGTGACCGATGGTGCCGATGTTGAAGTGGGGCTTGGCGCGCGAGAAGCGGCCGCCAGCCTCAGCAGCGTAGTTGCGGACGGCTCCGAAGGCTGATGTTAGCAAGAGCGAGAGAGTAACATCAGAGAAGCGGATGGCAACGGGGCTGGTCGCAGCGGCGAGCACAACGAGCAAGATGAGCACCTATATCCAAGCGCGCCGCTCAAGCACGCGACGATCCTACACATCGCTTCGTAGACCTTGAACGCGCAGAACCAGCCAACCCTTGCTTACGCCACCCTCCAACCCATCAATCTACTCACTCATGGGGGTAAGCATGGCGGCGCGAGCAACCGAGGGGCGGGTgtacgcgcgcgcggccaccttggcctggagcgaggcggcgagcgggCGCGCGACTGTTGTCAGCACGTCATCACAACTTTTGACGACCTCCACAGCGTTTCGCCGAAGGCTGTCTGTGCCCAGAGTCACAGGCAATCTTATTCGGTACGCGTGCAGAGGAAGCCAGAAGCCAGTACCCACCACGGAGCTCGGTGCGCGAGGCAGCGGCGATACCGGACTGAAGGCGGGACCTGAGCATTTTTGAAAGAGGCGAGCTAGACGGACGGaacggcgagcgagagaTAAGACGTCGTGAGCAACATCTCATCAAAGAGCCCTTCGGAAACGGGTCCGTCCGCAAAAACGCCGGTGTGGCACGCGTGGAAACCATGTTTTTTCCACATGGGTGAAGCGTCACGTGAGCACAACCTAAACCTCACCGCTGGAATCATCGTCATGGGAACCGGGGGATCTGGACAAGGGCCCAAACAGGACATGCAGGACGGCGTAAACCTGAGTCGTGCAGGATGTGTCCCCAAGATAACACGAGACAGTCGTGCTCCAAGTGAGGGTATGAGAGGTATGAAAGTTGTCTCGGTCCGTTGCAGcaagtcgaggtcgtctAGAAGGAGCGCCGTTGGAGATGGTGAAACGGCCCTGATGAACCCTGTGGCGTGTAGCGGCGCATCCCCAGTCTGGCcgggaggggagagggatTGAAACAAACGATGGAGAATGGGGCACACCTTGTGTGGGAAAATAGTCCGGCACATGCAGCCCACAAACGTTGCTCATTGCTTAACCCGAATCATCATGTGAACAGCgggatgaggatgacggCGTACGTAGCCTCCTGGGCCGAGGCTCATTTGGAAGCATCTGGAAGACATTCTCATTGAATCAGGTGTCGAGGAATGGGGTCAAGGAAGATGAAGACAATGGATGGGAGCCGTTGCGGGCAGCCTGTGGTGCCCGTTATTTATGGGATGCACGACCTGCAAACAGGGCTTTGCGCCTCTCGCGTACACATTTTGAGTCCCCCAAGTTAGTGGAACGCATCCTATACGTCTGGGATCTTATTTCTTCTCTTTGCAGTGTCTAGTCAAGGCTGTATTCATCTTGAAACATCAGTCCCAAGGTACAGTGTCGTTGAAAAAGTCTTGAAACTGCTGCTACAGCTTCCAAGGGAAGCAGCCCTAGTAGCCCTCGTTGCTCGTTGGCCTACCATGGTACGCCCAGTGGTCCAAGCCGACCCTCAACCCAGTCAGATAGAGGTGAGTGTAAAGGCTTAAAGACTGTTTGGATGACACTGCATGTTGGGAGGGATCTGGGTGGTGCTCAGTCGACGACCAGGTCCATAATCCAGCTTAGCGATGCTAACAACCGGAACGACGGTCGCTGAGAAACCATTCCTACTGTATCATTGTCAAAATCATAAACGTTAATTCTCGTTGTGAATACAGTATATATCTGCTTCCAACGAGCACGACGAACTAGGGCTGCCGCCCCATTGTGCTGCCGTAGAATACGGCTTGTGTGAACGTCACAGCTAGTTGATAAATAGGCGAACCCACCATACGTACCAGTTGATGCTTCCACTTGCTCCTTTCAATCCTGTAGCAGCTGACAAACTCCAATCTGCAATATCCCCAGGAGCGCCGCACAATATACATTTTCAATTATACAAATGCGTGGCCCGCTCGACGTCACATGGCCGTTACGAATCGTAAAATAGACAGCGCCAAGTCCGGGCTGGCCATGCGCTCAGCGCTGTCCGTGTCGCCGAGACGGGAGTTGCAAGAAAATATCGATACACAGGCTGGAGGGCCGGACTCCTCCACACCGTATGCAGATTGGATCGTTCCCAACTATTATTCTTGGGAAACACGGGACAGAGGGAATCAATCCGTGTATTGTTCACAAAAAAAGGATGGGGGACCGCCAGCGGGCCCCGTCAGGCCGGCGATGCCGCCGACCCCAGGCCCTGTAGCCTGGGTCGCAGCGCCAGACGCGGTGAATGCTGGGCGCGGAGTAATAGCGTTCTGATCGAGTGGTGCGACAGTGCTGTACGTTGCCGAGGCTGTGTCGATGGCCAGTCGAGGGTTGTGGTGGCTCTGGAGGTCCTTTGGCTGCAGCGTGCCGgagccgaggaggttgggacTAGGACGAGCGAACGCGGCCCGCCGCACGCAAGTAAGTGTCACATAGTCGTCGACCCAGGtcttgatgagctggaACCAACCAAAGGACATGTCGGAGCGGAGTGTCTGCGGAGTCAACACTATGACGAGCTACACTCACCAGAAGCCGCATCACCTGGGAGGTGAGGTATGATGCCTTGGGAATGATAGCGCGGATGTCGGAACCGTTCACTGTAGCCTCGGCTTGCCCGACGGCCCCGTCGACGCACATAGCGAGCAGCTCCACAGGGTGGGCGGCCAAGTCGGCGCCAACCTCGTTGAGCCAGTTACCGAACGACCTTATGGCTGGTtcgagcagctgctcaGAGCAACCAGACGCCATCGTCGACTGGCGAATAACAAAATTGGCGTCGAGCATCCGCCAAGAGTTGCGCATGGCTGCGAGGTGCTCAGGCTCGGCAAGGATGGGCCCGATTGCCGTCGTGATTTGGTGTAGGTCGAGGAAACGGGCAAGGAGCTGCCCGACCTGGCCACTCAGCTCGATGATTGGGCGAGACACCTCCGTAGCCAAGCCGCCGAGGCTGTCGGCAGTCATCTTATCAAAATTAGCAGCCatgatgccgagggcggcatgggcgtTTGGCGGGATGGGGCCCAGAATCTTGTCCACCAATGAGAGAATAATGTGCTAGAAAATGTCAGCACGTATGCACACATCGAGGCTCACGTCATACGACATCGCCATCCCATCCACAATCATGGAAGCAAGGGGAGGTTGGGCACATAGCTGCAGCGTCTCTGGCGCTTGTGCCTCCCAAAAACTACGGTACTGGAGGATCAGCTTGTGATAATGAGGTTGCCACATACGTTCTGCTGGAAGGAGTCcaagtcgagctcggctaCGCACCGCCCCAGCTGCTCCTGGGCGACACAAAAAGATTGCCAAAATGTGACAGTGATAGGGTCGACACCAGCAGACAGGCCAGGAAAAGGAGGAGtaggtcgaggagcgcctggCAGCGAAAACGGGATGGCTGCGGATGCATCAGATGAAACACCCGACGCTGTGGGTGTGAAGTTCTGTGGCATGTGGGCAGGGCGTCCAGACCGGATTACGAGATGCTCATCCTGTGAGCCAGACCGCGAGCGGTCCGCAGGGCCACTCGGTTGGGAGCGCGGAAAAGGGTGGGCGGAGTACGTCATGCTGTGGAAAAGTTAGCTCTGGGGTCTGGAAGTAGCGCTGCCAGGGGTAGTTGCCTCACCCTTCAGATAGTTCCGCAAGttcgtcgtcctcttcttcctccgTTTCATCCTCGGTCAGAACGTCACCACCGTGGTCGTCCATGCTGAAATCTCCGTCTTGTGGCGCAATGTGCAACTGGCCGCTCGAGTCGCCATACGCGTTGAGGCGATGGGCTTCGGTCGAAATAGCCGGGCGCAAAGAAACGTAATGATATTTGCTGAGACATGTCAGCAAATGCGCCCGAGATGAGATGAAGGACAATATACTAACCTGTTCCCCCGAACTCCCAAGCGGCGGGTGCGTATTCCTAGAAAAGTCGAGCGTACGACCTTTCCAAAGGAAGCAGAGTTGATGGGCCGGAGACCAAAGTCGTTACACGACATGGTGTACGAGTGGTACaggccttggcgaggaacgGTGAACCCATTGACGGGTGTGTAGCTCAGTTTAAGCCTGCAGGTGTGTCAGCCGCCAAAACCGGACGAAGAATTTGGATCCGAAGTGCCACAACACATACCATCGCTTTGCCCACACGGCCCTTGCCTTGCCATGCTGGCACGGACTCAGAGCTCGGACCTGTTCGGCCTTGTTTGAAAGGTCAGCGCGGATGGCGGCCTCACGCTCTGCTGCTGGG is part of the Cutaneotrichosporon cavernicola HIS019 DNA, chromosome: 7a genome and encodes:
- the HOG1 gene encoding uncharacterized protein (Serine/Threonine protein kinases, catalytic domain), with protein sequence MLPRPSTSYLPSSADISGLLDGLGADDFTDDLDDPQSSQRSQCNSSSPEHLNLSPQHDEFYQPPAPAPETIPSTVGFATAAGRRLAPPSEAAMSRALKLVRAAERDAELEDAPSKRQRTESPKAQPSSGQVPESPLVGRGFGMASGRPAPDHSEAARARALALFGEDTPVKPPARTLGFQFGSGSAVPPTPASARARALAMFGEGTPTKPASGFQMGTGSSAPPQPPDARARALAMFGEQTPVKPSPGFQLGNGSNGPPLPPDARARAPALFGGDVGPSTSAVSGFQTGSGKPTQAPKAESLAFAMALLADEAPIPANPLQRAASPAFAAPRSTTSFGTPTPTPSRAPLATMTNTFSNPMSTPKLPRRIEIQTPGTTPRRIGLGATFGSARGKPKKGFVTPFKRGAAQSAPAPSTLRNPLSLHTPAKPPPEPAKIYKSVFDLSPPPDRKGMREAYLYPGFYTPTELAESGLPDEIWTLNLTNAVYYQFIAEDARVLGTSQALEQLKVVGCELATQKWVDNHWRLILWKVSGQVMAQPKLFDEKWNWYEVLCQLRYRYEREYGAAQRPIIRRIQEHDSSPSLPMVLCVAAIHRPEPVVNERDEPVPQRPYLDVTDGWYIMRALLDDCLTRALSKGKIRVGRKLGLSGAKLESGADGADVLEAYDKSHLVLSGNSTHLAKWDARLGIQRLPFIAGLSSLSVDGGPIVLVDIVLERVYPLAYVNADRGSRESPWGEEEENQRSDAWRDMYEAESTRLREEMQKSLEKIQELASILASHAEDVGAIPPGSPPDVEAEFDALMEARDIMGRLRGLSPTKIVHLATYARQRAMAEAEAGRAEVEAQLSATCPTRSIRDFRMVRVRDGREGDKQQARVAMLNVWDAKVLGNELKEGRRFLVSSLVPGRSGDWSPPKPGKIREVYLHTRRDTRWQPAEDTFPSDRDANPTYNLLNMADFVKLSIFGTVFEVTTRYVDLQPVGMGAFGLVCSAKDQLSGTSVAIKKIMKPFSTPVLSKRTYRELKLLKHLRHENIISLSDIFISPLEDIYFVTELLGTDLHRLLTSRPLEKQFIQYFLYQILRGLKYVHSAGVVHRDLKPSNILVNENCDLKICDFGLARIQDPQMTGYVSTRYYRAPEIMLTWQKYDVAVDIWSTGCIFAEMLEGKPLFPGKDHVNQFKIITELLGTPPDDVIQTIASENTLRFVESLPKCEKVPFTTKFPNADPVSLDLLEKMLVFDPRTRISATEGLAHEYLAPYHDPTDEPVAAEVFDWSFNDADLPVDTWKVMMYSDILDFHNLGDMSQNEAEGPITGDLATSTVASDFAIRTSITSTAATITMFSFARLLAGPSRQCSTHAMVRPMLAAPSLAGRLGALARQPAAPQTLRVLGQVRGMKVRSSIKKFCDGCSIVRRKGRIYVVCSKNPKHKQRQG
- the TUF1 gene encoding uncharacterized protein (This protein promotes the GTP-dependent binding of aminoacyl-tRNA to the A-site of ribosomes during protein biosynthesis), producing the protein MLRSRLQSGIAAASRTELRVARPLAASLQAKVAARAYTRPSVARAAMLTPMTFGAVRNYAAEAGGRFSRAKPHFNIGTIGHVDHGKTTLTAAITKHLSEKGGGTFMDYSQIDKAPEEKARGITISTSHVEYETDNRHYAHIDCPGHADYIKNMITGAAQLDGAIIVVSATDGQMPQTREHLLLARQVGIKKLLVFINKVDQVDDPEMLELVDMEMRDLLSEYEFDGENTPIVMGSALAALEGRNPEIGATKIQELMDAADNWLDLPERDLDKPFMMYVEDVFSISGRGTVATGKVERGTITKGSEIEIVGMGSNLKTTLTGIEMFHKELDRGEAGDNMGALLRGVKREQIRRGMVLAAPGTVKSVKKFKCQLYILSKEEGGRLTPFMDNYRPQLFIRTIDVTCALHFPEGTANVHEKLVMPGDNVEMVGELVHDIALEAGSRFTLREGGRTVGTGIVSDVY
- the RFX gene encoding uncharacterized protein (RFX DNA-binding domain); amino-acid sequence: MGKTPHDRRSVTRPSPYQVQSSRSGSLSLKSEDEELMSIYNAPGQPGYPGPWSGGMIGDMNQMTLEHRRSSSTPFDLPQMGQPIPRSRARSFSLGKSSNSLDFLEQDLDIGGPAAEREAAIRADLSNKAEQVRALSPCQHGKARAVWAKRWLKLSYTPVNGFTVPRQGLYHSYTMSCNDFGLRPINSASFGKVVRSTFLGIRTRRLGVRGNSKYHYVSLRPAISTEAHRLNAYGDSSGQLHIAPQDGDFSMDDHGGDVLTEDETEEEEDDELAELSEGMTYSAHPFPRSQPSGPADRSRSGSQDEHLVIRSGRPAHMPQNFTPTASGVSSDASAAIPFSLPGAPRPTPPFPGLSAGVDPITVTFWQSFCVAQEQLGRCVAELDLDSFQQNYRSFWEAQAPETLQLCAQPPLASMIVDGMAMSYDHIILSLVDKILGPIPPNAHAALGIMAANFDKMTADSLGGLATEVSRPIIELSGQVGQLLARFLDLHQITTAIGPILAEPEHLAAMRNSWRMLDANFVIRQSTMASGCSEQLLEPAIRSFGNWLNEVGADLAAHPVELLAMCVDGAVGQAEATVNGSDIRAIIPKASYLTSQVMRLLTLRSDMSFGWFQLIKTWVDDYVTLTCVRRAAFARPSPNLLGSGTLQPKDLQSHHNPRLAIDTASATYSTVAPLDQNAITPRPAFTASGAATQATGPGVGGIAGLTGPAGGPPSFFCEQYTD